One Bdellovibrio bacteriovorus str. Tiberius DNA segment encodes these proteins:
- a CDS encoding class I SAM-dependent rRNA methyltransferase — MMTVWRLRQGADKRIRSGHPWVFSNELLVSPKGHPAGAAVELQDSKGQFLARGYGNPHSLISFRALSFNSQDKDPTSFDFLHEKIFNSWRVRKAAGFRGSFRLAFGESDFIPGLVLDYYVIVQNGKRAQLFAAQLVTAGMNEALKDAEGFFKGLAEKAHAQGLSEFGWDQTAVVIRNDVGVRKLEGLQVEEPRLIKDLPDMNLRDVEIVLNAAGDDGTITMSCDLVEGQKTGFFLDQTHNIFLAVGLFKNWAKTQQPRKIRVLDLCCYVGHWSTQITRALKSLGFEVEVSLADISKTALAFAKKNAEREGAEVVVHEMDVSEGLAALPSTHYDIVIADPPAFIKSKKDIPIGKHAYLKMNTHAFRLVKKNGFVASCSCSGLLEEEEFRDAIRKASLRNYAELRSVLRGGHAADHPTLMQFPEGFYLKMYVHYVH; from the coding sequence ATGATGACAGTGTGGCGTCTTCGTCAGGGAGCCGATAAAAGAATTCGCAGTGGACACCCGTGGGTGTTTTCCAACGAGCTGCTGGTAAGCCCTAAGGGTCATCCCGCAGGTGCGGCGGTAGAGCTTCAGGATTCCAAAGGGCAGTTTCTGGCCCGCGGTTACGGCAATCCTCATTCCCTGATTTCTTTCCGTGCGTTGAGCTTCAACAGTCAGGATAAGGATCCAACCAGTTTTGACTTCCTTCATGAAAAGATCTTCAACTCTTGGCGCGTAAGAAAGGCTGCGGGCTTCCGTGGCAGCTTCCGCCTGGCGTTTGGCGAATCTGATTTCATCCCAGGTTTGGTTCTGGATTACTATGTGATCGTACAAAACGGCAAACGTGCTCAGCTCTTTGCTGCCCAGTTGGTGACGGCGGGAATGAATGAAGCCCTGAAGGATGCCGAAGGCTTCTTCAAAGGTTTGGCTGAAAAAGCTCATGCGCAAGGTCTTTCCGAGTTTGGCTGGGATCAAACGGCGGTGGTGATTCGTAATGACGTGGGTGTGCGCAAGCTTGAGGGCTTGCAGGTTGAAGAACCGCGCCTCATCAAGGATCTGCCGGACATGAACCTTCGTGATGTTGAAATCGTGCTAAACGCCGCAGGTGATGACGGCACGATCACGATGAGCTGTGATCTGGTTGAAGGCCAAAAAACGGGCTTTTTCCTGGATCAGACTCACAACATCTTCCTGGCAGTGGGGTTATTTAAGAACTGGGCCAAAACCCAACAGCCGCGCAAGATCCGTGTATTGGATCTGTGCTGCTATGTCGGTCACTGGTCCACGCAGATCACACGTGCTTTGAAGTCTTTGGGCTTTGAGGTCGAGGTGTCTTTGGCGGACATCTCCAAGACCGCTTTGGCTTTCGCGAAAAAGAATGCCGAACGTGAAGGGGCGGAAGTCGTCGTTCACGAAATGGACGTGTCTGAAGGTTTGGCGGCTTTGCCAAGCACTCACTATGACATCGTGATTGCGGACCCACCGGCGTTTATCAAATCCAAAAAAGACATCCCTATCGGGAAGCACGCTTACCTTAAGATGAACACGCACGCATTCCGTCTGGTGAAAAAGAACGGCTTTGTGGCTTCATGCTCTTGTTCTGGTTTGCTGGAAGAAGAAGAATTCCGCGATGCGATTCGTAAGGCGTCACTGAGAAACTACGCCGAACTTCGCAGCGTTCTGCGCGGGGGCCATGCGGCAGATCACCCAACGCTGATGCAGTTCCCGGAAGGGTTCTATCTCAAGATGTACGTTCACTACGTGCACTAA
- a CDS encoding esterase-like activity of phytase family protein has product MLRGTGICLVLLFSLKARALSLEYFGETAIKTGTEFKKTTIGGLSGMAFSGDTLWALSDDRGKFGEPRFYGFDLKISGKSVSLNPKSVSFISGLPKTGERAAILDPEGLALLPSGDFLVSSEGSNDSKPREMPRIFRINPQGVWKSDLSVPAKFLPEPIGQQKQGVQNNLSFEGLSSSVDGKVLFASVETSLFQDYVAGEEEKGDWLRILKYEDKPEKGYQPVAEYAYRLDPLKDGHGGKEVFRGASEILVVSETKLIVLERGVRLLPKKIWANTITLYLVDLAKGTDVSGVSKLEGAKFTGVEKTKLVDFESDLGKNRGDKRVQNFEALAWGPKLPDGRRSLLIMSDNNFSKKEITELVVFAVEGE; this is encoded by the coding sequence ATGCTTCGAGGAACCGGAATTTGCCTGGTTTTGCTGTTTTCGCTCAAAGCACGGGCTTTGAGTTTGGAATATTTCGGTGAAACCGCGATCAAGACCGGAACTGAGTTCAAAAAGACCACCATCGGTGGTCTTTCCGGCATGGCCTTCAGTGGCGACACTCTGTGGGCGCTTTCTGATGATCGTGGAAAGTTCGGGGAGCCCCGCTTTTACGGTTTTGACCTGAAGATTTCGGGGAAGTCTGTTTCTTTAAACCCCAAATCCGTCAGTTTTATTTCGGGCCTTCCCAAAACCGGGGAGCGGGCCGCGATTTTGGATCCTGAAGGGCTGGCGCTGTTGCCGTCCGGGGATTTCTTGGTTTCCTCTGAAGGCAGCAACGATTCCAAACCCCGCGAAATGCCCCGGATCTTCCGTATAAACCCGCAAGGGGTGTGGAAGTCCGACCTGTCCGTTCCGGCCAAGTTTTTACCTGAACCCATTGGCCAGCAAAAGCAGGGCGTGCAGAACAACCTTTCGTTTGAGGGACTCTCAAGTTCCGTGGACGGGAAGGTGCTGTTTGCGAGTGTAGAAACTTCCCTTTTCCAGGATTATGTCGCCGGAGAAGAGGAAAAAGGCGACTGGCTGCGAATTCTCAAGTACGAAGACAAGCCTGAAAAAGGCTATCAGCCGGTGGCGGAATACGCCTATCGCCTGGATCCGTTGAAAGACGGGCACGGGGGAAAAGAAGTCTTCCGCGGGGCTTCGGAAATTCTGGTCGTCAGTGAAACCAAACTGATTGTGCTAGAACGCGGAGTGCGCCTGCTGCCGAAAAAGATCTGGGCCAATACGATTACTTTGTATCTGGTGGATCTTGCCAAGGGCACGGACGTTTCGGGTGTGAGTAAGTTGGAAGGTGCGAAGTTCACGGGTGTTGAAAAAACAAAGCTGGTGGATTTTGAATCTGATCTTGGTAAAAACCGTGGCGACAAACGTGTGCAGAACTTTGAAGCTTTGGCCTGGGGGCCGAAACTTCCGGATGGCCGGCGCAGTTTGCTGATAATGAGTGATAATAATTTTTCAAAAAAAGAAATCACCGAGTTGGTTGTTTTCGCAGTTGAGGGTGAATAG
- a CDS encoding aromatic ring-hydroxylating oxygenase subunit alpha translates to MYSGFLKNVWYVGLPSAELAVNKATARKILGEPIVFYRDSKGKVSAMRDICPHRGIPLSYGRVVNDQIECPYHGWKFDGTGMCTEIPSLCPDQELNPNKIKVRSYPVHEAQGLIWVFVGDKDYDVSKAPAIPVMKAFPADVKPNLTYVVNFPCHVDHAVIGLMDPAHGPYVHKSWFWRSEKTMLEKKKKFAPVNYGFQMVRHQPSKNSKAYKILGGTPTTEITFTLPCVRVEHIEVGPRNFYSYTALTPVDENNTRVTQLAYWDIPWLTLLKPAIHQFSKKFLGQDMDAVTKQQDGLRYDPSLMLIKDADTQAKWYYALKTEYHDHLEGKREFNHPVKETELRWRS, encoded by the coding sequence ATGTACAGCGGATTTTTGAAAAATGTTTGGTATGTGGGACTTCCAAGTGCAGAGCTGGCGGTGAATAAAGCCACGGCCCGCAAGATCTTGGGTGAGCCCATCGTGTTCTATCGTGACTCCAAAGGCAAAGTGTCGGCGATGCGTGATATCTGTCCCCACCGAGGAATTCCTCTGAGCTATGGCCGTGTGGTAAATGATCAGATCGAATGCCCTTATCACGGCTGGAAGTTTGACGGCACCGGCATGTGTACTGAGATTCCTTCACTGTGCCCGGATCAGGAACTGAATCCGAATAAAATCAAAGTGCGCTCTTATCCTGTTCACGAAGCTCAAGGCCTGATCTGGGTCTTTGTGGGTGACAAGGACTATGATGTTTCCAAAGCGCCAGCGATCCCGGTGATGAAAGCGTTCCCGGCGGATGTGAAACCGAATTTGACTTACGTGGTGAACTTCCCATGTCACGTCGATCACGCGGTGATCGGTCTGATGGACCCGGCGCATGGTCCTTACGTGCACAAAAGCTGGTTCTGGCGTTCTGAAAAAACCATGCTGGAAAAGAAAAAGAAATTTGCTCCGGTGAACTATGGCTTCCAGATGGTTCGTCACCAGCCTTCGAAAAATTCCAAGGCTTATAAGATCCTTGGCGGCACTCCGACGACCGAGATCACCTTCACGCTTCCTTGCGTGCGTGTCGAGCATATCGAAGTCGGGCCTCGTAATTTCTATTCTTACACGGCGCTGACTCCGGTGGATGAAAACAACACGCGTGTGACTCAATTGGCGTACTGGGACATCCCTTGGTTGACGCTTTTGAAGCCGGCGATTCATCAATTCTCTAAAAAGTTCCTGGGTCAGGACATGGATGCGGTAACCAAACAGCAAGATGGTCTACGTTATGATCCAAGTCTGATGCTGATCAAGGACGCCGACACTCAAGCCAAGTGGTACTATGCTTTGAAAACCGAGTACCATGACCACCTTGAGGGCAAACGTGAATTCAATCACCCTGTGAAAGAAACTGAGCTTCGCTGGAGAAGTTAA
- the folD gene encoding bifunctional methylenetetrahydrofolate dehydrogenase/methenyltetrahydrofolate cyclohydrolase FolD: MVLILDGKEVAKEVRASLVPRVAKFKETYGRAPHLSVVIVGDDKASHVYVKNKKIACEKIGMTSTIHTLPAETTQSELNQILSKLNNDNGVDGILVQFPLPKHLSADEVLKLVSAEKDADGLTYESLGYFFAGKPLVSPCTPAGVMEILKHYRIPVEGKRAVVVGRSNIVGKPMALLLTEANATVTLCHSKTSNMSELTKQADLVVVAAGKARLLGKEDFKKDAIVIDVGMHGSGQGGKLCGDVRFEELDGWAKAATPVPGGVGPMTIAMLLKNTCQLAEQRARDPQF, encoded by the coding sequence ATGGTGCTGATTCTTGACGGAAAAGAAGTCGCGAAAGAGGTGCGTGCGTCCCTTGTTCCCCGAGTGGCGAAGTTTAAAGAAACTTACGGCCGGGCTCCTCATCTGTCGGTCGTCATTGTCGGCGACGATAAGGCGAGCCACGTTTACGTTAAAAACAAAAAGATCGCCTGCGAAAAAATCGGGATGACTTCCACAATTCACACTCTGCCGGCCGAAACCACACAAAGCGAGTTGAATCAGATTCTAAGCAAGCTGAACAACGACAATGGCGTGGACGGCATTCTGGTTCAGTTCCCGTTGCCAAAACATCTCAGCGCGGACGAGGTTCTGAAGCTTGTTTCCGCCGAAAAAGATGCTGATGGTCTAACTTACGAATCCTTGGGTTATTTCTTTGCCGGAAAACCTCTGGTCAGCCCGTGCACTCCGGCGGGAGTGATGGAGATTCTGAAGCATTATCGAATCCCGGTGGAGGGAAAAAGGGCCGTGGTCGTTGGTCGCAGCAATATTGTGGGGAAACCCATGGCTCTGCTCTTGACTGAAGCCAACGCCACAGTCACATTGTGCCACTCCAAAACTTCCAATATGTCAGAGCTCACAAAGCAGGCGGATTTGGTTGTCGTCGCGGCTGGCAAGGCCCGACTCTTGGGTAAAGAAGATTTTAAAAAAGATGCGATCGTGATTGATGTGGGTATGCATGGCTCAGGTCAGGGCGGAAAACTCTGTGGAGATGTTCGCTTTGAAGAGCTTGATGGCTGGGCGAAGGCAGCGACTCCGGTTCCCGGTGGGGTGGGTCCGATGACCATTGCCATGCTTTTGAAGAACACCTGCCAGTTGGCGGAACAACGCGCCCGCGACCCTCAATTCTAG